The Tenacibaculum jejuense genome includes a window with the following:
- a CDS encoding RICIN domain-containing protein, which produces MKKIILFFVCTILPAVLLSQTPTAPSGKRWQKVNILSDEFNGDKLDETKWDDYHPHWSGRPPSAFKKGNAFVEGGYLKLRSTLKRDPSTVNNPLKNVWVNSAACVSKGWDAKPGYYYEAKFKASSLSMTSSFWFRVGDFSEIDVIEHIGNPSIEKRQKDLPFEYAANTHYYGKHKGLKNKKAKWKMPTRGRDGFHTYGFWWKSANELLFYYDGKEVMKIVPRVPFNENLKMIFDTEVFPFAQAGVPSIGLPKVENLNDNSKNTMMVDWVRVYELKDEEKVNDKISFKNTPTDLSQETEYTFDIEYTAATDREIVVGFYKDDNWVASGKVNVGKGRGVASVKVILPELPVAGNGYSLKSHIRPLDTTWRNAIDNDEINNVSISKKFSQIIPNGTYYITSASNSQRLLSRALENHSARMHDSGNFNDQRWIFTHINNNVYTIQNKLTLRYLEVPFAKCENGTDVATWKQAIASHQQWQIVENSKGSYSFKPMHCPDLALDRAAGVLNANVQIWNYNKTNANQQWKIIEDTNINNRNLLSPSILSKKIETDKFLVYPNPSKEVLYMSGLNVGDEIAILNIQGQEILTFTTKNKKEVVSIGGLSKGIYLIRKNNKSLYRFIKE; this is translated from the coding sequence ATGAAAAAAATAATACTATTTTTTGTGTGTACAATTTTACCCGCAGTATTATTGTCGCAAACCCCAACTGCACCTTCAGGTAAAAGGTGGCAAAAAGTTAATATACTTTCTGATGAGTTTAACGGAGATAAATTAGATGAAACAAAATGGGATGATTATCATCCACATTGGTCAGGAAGACCTCCAAGTGCATTCAAGAAAGGGAATGCTTTTGTAGAAGGAGGTTACTTGAAATTAAGATCTACACTCAAAAGAGATCCGTCTACCGTTAATAATCCTTTAAAGAATGTCTGGGTGAATTCTGCAGCTTGTGTTTCAAAAGGTTGGGACGCAAAGCCTGGGTATTACTATGAAGCTAAGTTTAAAGCATCGTCGCTGTCAATGACGTCTTCATTTTGGTTTAGAGTAGGAGATTTTTCTGAAATAGATGTAATTGAGCATATTGGAAATCCTTCAATAGAAAAGAGACAAAAGGATTTACCATTTGAATATGCTGCTAATACTCATTATTACGGTAAGCATAAAGGATTAAAAAATAAAAAAGCAAAATGGAAAATGCCAACAAGAGGTCGTGATGGTTTTCATACCTATGGTTTCTGGTGGAAAAGTGCTAACGAATTATTGTTCTATTATGACGGTAAAGAAGTAATGAAAATAGTACCTCGTGTACCTTTCAATGAAAATTTAAAAATGATTTTTGATACTGAAGTCTTTCCTTTTGCTCAAGCTGGAGTTCCTAGTATCGGTTTGCCTAAAGTAGAAAATCTTAATGATAATTCTAAAAATACCATGATGGTTGATTGGGTAAGAGTATATGAACTAAAAGATGAAGAAAAAGTCAACGATAAAATTTCTTTTAAAAATACTCCTACAGACTTAAGTCAAGAAACAGAATATACTTTCGATATTGAGTATACGGCTGCTACAGATAGAGAGATTGTAGTAGGATTTTATAAAGATGATAATTGGGTAGCATCTGGAAAGGTAAATGTAGGAAAAGGCAGAGGTGTAGCATCTGTAAAGGTAATATTACCAGAGTTACCTGTAGCTGGAAATGGTTATAGTCTTAAATCTCATATTCGTCCTTTAGATACAACATGGAGAAATGCGATAGACAATGATGAGATAAATAATGTTAGTATCTCTAAGAAATTTTCACAGATAATACCTAATGGAACTTACTATATAACTTCAGCTTCAAATAGTCAACGTTTATTATCAAGAGCTTTAGAAAACCATAGTGCTAGAATGCATGATTCAGGTAATTTTAATGATCAAAGATGGATTTTTACTCACATAAACAATAACGTTTATACTATTCAAAATAAATTAACGCTAAGATATTTAGAAGTTCCTTTTGCAAAGTGTGAAAACGGTACTGATGTTGCAACTTGGAAGCAAGCTATAGCTAGTCATCAACAATGGCAAATTGTAGAAAATTCTAAAGGATCTTATTCATTTAAACCAATGCATTGTCCAGATTTAGCTTTAGATAGAGCGGCAGGAGTCTTAAATGCTAATGTTCAAATTTGGAATTATAATAAAACCAATGCAAATCAACAATGGAAAATAATAGAAGACACGAATATTAATAATAGAAACTTGTTAAGTCCATCTATATTATCAAAAAAAATAGAAACTGATAAATTTCTAGTATATCCTAATCCATCTAAAGAGGTTTTATACATGTCAGGGTTAAATGTTGGGGATGAAATTGCCATACTAAACATACAAGGTCAAGAAATCTTAACATTTACAACAAAAAACAAAAAAGAAGTAGTTTCTATAGGTGGACTTTCTAAAGGGATTTATTTAATTAGAAAAAACAATAAATCACTTTACAGATTTATTAAAGAATAG
- a CDS encoding T9SS type A sorting domain-containing protein yields MNFKKIILLICICLVQQICAKDYYVAKNGKDTNNGSYNQPFKTFSKAVSVMKAGDVCIIRGGVYTEPLIVNKKGTKANYLTFKAADGENVKIKATKFINGWQLHSGNIYKTSVDMAIEERFRNVYHNQKHMDLARWPNNTDNNRFTVDCKFIDNGGSNFFSLSGVPNFDWKGGLVYYIGGHSGTSWTRRITKSTANRIEHAGVNINKWPFNPHNPTILRNGHRGQLYLFNKLQALDYAREWYYDKSSKTLYFQPANGKKPANNTVEYATRKFIAELKGDFIKVQGIEFFGGSVKINGRATIFENNKVIHGSEGFDNIRSVSAGVGESSIEVLAPDVVIRGCVINHSSANGISVQNWAGAHNAIIEKNTISNIDYLGIHATPIRTRANNVKVFKNKITNSGRDGMYVSGDNCEVAYNDVSRAQLINADSGVFYTVGDDRRKGTEIHHNWFHDSKPPAYAGNKAAGIYLDNNSKGYVVHHNVVWNVSWTGYQVNWNNEHLDFFHNTIWNAGEAMDSWVNGYPQSDNRVYNNYSNNPGWHIAPGFEYKNNIINSTSPFEDANGLNFMPLANGSVVDAGIVIAGFDKKFNGNKPDIGAYELGGTRWTAGVNAVEDTGEGDATVDTIQLSNVPTVLSPSDTYTFEIVYSASTNREVVVSFWNNGTWIAAEVAQVRAGEAKKQSVTVTLPSIAAAGNGYMVKSHIRPIGTDHQSAIANDQVDGIAVVAIKDEIKLANVTTTLSPADSYTFEVVYSASTNREVVVSFWNNGTWVAAQVEEVTSGENKSKSVTISLPSVTTSGNGYSLKAHIRPVGTNHQSALATDEVTDINVFNQLISNGTYFIKSPFGTQRLLARGLENHSARMHDAGNFDDQKWIFTHLGDNVYSIQNKGTQRYLEVPNADCSNGVNVATWTKAIANHQKWKVVANGSVVYGLKPMHCQDLGLDRAQGAVDANAIIWNYNANNNNQKWEIIHESKKEKETVLSRSVNNKIHNKFMFFPNPTKDVLFISGTKIGDRISILNLQGQKINEIQAENIQQKISVSSLSKGMYLVKINDTFIYKLVKE; encoded by the coding sequence ATGAATTTTAAAAAAATAATACTACTTATTTGTATATGTCTTGTGCAGCAAATATGTGCAAAAGATTACTATGTAGCAAAGAACGGAAAAGACACCAATAACGGTTCTTACAATCAACCCTTCAAAACTTTTAGTAAGGCTGTTTCTGTTATGAAAGCAGGTGATGTTTGCATCATTAGAGGCGGAGTATACACCGAGCCTTTAATTGTTAATAAAAAAGGAACAAAAGCTAATTATTTAACTTTTAAAGCTGCTGATGGAGAAAATGTAAAAATTAAAGCAACAAAGTTTATCAATGGATGGCAATTACATTCAGGTAACATCTACAAAACTTCTGTTGATATGGCTATTGAAGAAAGATTTAGAAATGTGTACCACAATCAAAAACACATGGACTTGGCAAGGTGGCCAAATAATACCGACAATAATAGGTTTACAGTAGACTGTAAGTTTATTGACAATGGAGGTAGTAACTTTTTCAGTCTATCTGGTGTGCCAAACTTTGATTGGAAAGGTGGATTAGTATATTACATAGGAGGTCATTCTGGTACCAGCTGGACAAGAAGGATTACTAAAAGTACCGCTAATAGAATTGAGCATGCCGGAGTAAACATTAATAAATGGCCTTTTAATCCGCACAATCCAACTATTTTAAGAAATGGACACAGAGGTCAATTGTATTTATTTAACAAGTTACAAGCGTTAGATTATGCAAGAGAATGGTATTATGATAAATCTAGCAAAACACTTTATTTTCAGCCTGCGAATGGTAAAAAACCTGCCAATAATACTGTAGAATATGCAACTCGTAAGTTTATTGCAGAATTAAAAGGTGATTTTATAAAAGTTCAAGGAATTGAGTTTTTTGGAGGTAGTGTAAAAATTAACGGTCGTGCTACTATTTTTGAAAATAATAAAGTAATTCATGGTAGTGAAGGTTTTGATAATATTAGAAGTGTAAGTGCAGGTGTTGGAGAATCATCTATTGAGGTACTTGCGCCAGATGTTGTAATTAGAGGTTGTGTAATTAATCACAGTTCAGCAAACGGAATTTCAGTGCAAAACTGGGCTGGAGCTCACAATGCCATTATCGAAAAGAACACAATTTCAAATATAGATTACCTAGGTATTCATGCAACGCCTATTAGAACTAGAGCAAATAATGTAAAAGTTTTTAAGAATAAAATTACAAACTCTGGTAGAGATGGAATGTATGTAAGTGGTGATAATTGCGAAGTTGCTTATAACGACGTGTCTAGAGCTCAGTTAATTAATGCTGATTCAGGAGTGTTTTACACTGTTGGTGATGATAGAAGAAAAGGAACTGAAATTCACCATAACTGGTTTCACGATTCTAAACCACCAGCTTATGCAGGTAATAAAGCAGCAGGAATTTATTTAGATAACAATAGTAAAGGTTATGTAGTACATCATAATGTGGTATGGAATGTGTCATGGACTGGTTATCAGGTAAACTGGAATAACGAGCATTTAGATTTTTTCCATAATACAATTTGGAATGCAGGTGAAGCTATGGACTCTTGGGTAAACGGATATCCACAGAGTGATAACAGAGTGTACAACAACTATTCAAATAACCCAGGTTGGCATATTGCTCCAGGTTTTGAGTATAAAAATAACATCATTAATAGTACTTCTCCTTTTGAAGATGCAAATGGGTTAAATTTTATGCCTTTAGCAAATGGATCTGTTGTAGATGCTGGTATTGTAATAGCTGGATTCGATAAGAAATTTAATGGAAATAAACCAGATATAGGAGCTTATGAACTTGGAGGAACTAGATGGACGGCAGGAGTAAATGCTGTTGAAGATACAGGTGAAGGAGATGCTACAGTAGATACAATTCAATTGAGTAATGTTCCAACAGTATTAAGTCCTTCTGATACTTATACTTTTGAAATTGTGTATAGTGCATCAACTAATAGAGAAGTTGTAGTTAGTTTTTGGAATAACGGAACTTGGATTGCAGCAGAAGTTGCTCAAGTACGAGCAGGTGAAGCTAAAAAGCAAAGTGTTACCGTAACATTACCTTCTATTGCAGCAGCAGGAAATGGATATATGGTAAAATCACATATAAGACCAATTGGAACAGATCATCAATCAGCTATAGCTAATGATCAAGTTGATGGTATTGCAGTAGTAGCTATTAAAGATGAAATAAAACTTGCAAATGTTACTACTACATTAAGTCCTGCAGATAGTTATACTTTTGAAGTTGTGTATAGTGCATCAACCAATAGAGAAGTTGTAGTTAGTTTTTGGAACAACGGAACTTGGGTAGCAGCACAAGTAGAGGAAGTTACTTCAGGAGAAAACAAAAGCAAAAGTGTTACTATATCACTTCCTTCGGTTACAACTTCAGGAAATGGTTACAGTTTAAAAGCTCATATAAGACCAGTTGGAACAAATCATCAGTCTGCATTAGCTACTGATGAAGTAACAGACATCAATGTATTTAATCAGTTAATTTCTAATGGAACTTATTTTATCAAGTCACCGTTTGGTACTCAGCGATTGTTAGCAAGAGGATTAGAAAATCATAGTGCAAGAATGCATGATGCAGGGAATTTTGATGATCAAAAGTGGATTTTCACACATTTAGGAGATAATGTATACTCTATTCAAAACAAAGGAACTCAAAGATATTTAGAGGTACCTAATGCAGATTGTAGTAACGGTGTAAATGTAGCTACATGGACAAAGGCAATTGCGAATCACCAAAAGTGGAAAGTAGTAGCTAACGGAAGTGTAGTGTATGGTTTAAAGCCTATGCATTGTCAAGATTTAGGACTAGATAGAGCGCAAGGAGCTGTAGATGCAAATGCTATTATTTGGAATTATAATGCAAATAATAATAACCAAAAATGGGAAATTATTCATGAATCTAAAAAAGAGAAGGAAACTGTCTTATCTAGATCAGTCAATAACAAAATACATAACAAGTTTATGTTCTTTCCAAACCCAACGAAAGACGTATTATTTATTTCAGGAACAAAAATAGGAGATCGTATTTCAATATTAAATCTTCAAGGTCAAAAAATTAATGAGATTCAAGCGGAAAATATTCAGCAAAAAATTTCAGTATCAAGTTTGTCTAAAGGAATGTATCTAGTTAAAATAAATGATACATTCATTTACAAGTTAGTAAAAGAATAA
- a CDS encoding Ig-like domain-containing protein, translating to MNSFHLFSQTIDSNGWTKLNAENASKIIYVSSEEGDDDTAEVYAHTDGAVGADPFLPSGSIKAFKTIKEALTNVTDGEAAWILLKRGDTFTETLEPKSGASATAPFVYATYGTSKELPLILLDGKIGFRSLGELNHFYVIGIEFYAKKSDPNDVEFTSFKGNIPGFFIYAASAGTVNDVLVEGCAFRFTEGCNISSKELGGVTNIRLRRNLFFDSYAADSHSSGIFTEQVNDITLEENIFDHNGWYQKSLAGNNDQNGGQATIFNHNLYFSSVKNTVFDGNSFYRPSSIGAKFTANKGEGSSTDITITNNFYYDCEIGISLGGNVRTGAYRFKNLLVNDNVFNSLGESKQTNRTLGWAIEIDDWENGIFKYNFIVHQNVNEASHFGIGMYLRGENKDVQIENNILYNLKSTNYIYLDRSEFTNSTLSNNIVHNTHDGSKHVFVNRTFASEDLVFSENTYSGQGTTPSLYIQRDLQSIADWKDKTSEEITNTTLPNYVDPDRSFERYITEVLGLDSLETFYKNLRKLNMHNWKNEYTAIEINRWIKEGFEINTGATVAVTSVAFNEDQENISIEKNKELQLFPIIQPTNATNTNVTWTSSDEAVATVDATGKLTFLTTGNVTIKAITEDGGFEAESNIVVLAEADNTVAVTGVFVAEEQKFLTIDQGNELLLLPPIIRPYNATNTNYTWASSDESIATIDASGLVKALNVGEVILSATTEDGGFTATVKMIITPTVNDATYQEFVYKQTGGEDVSLRVYYPESWTNADNRKAIVMFHGGSWVSGSYFQMFPWCNYLASQGMVAISVSYTYGSVESCVLDARSAMRWVRSNSAMLGINPNEISAAGASAGSHIAMSTFLSEGLDDTNDDLSVSPKPNAFFLIDPAIKIPTDDYNEIKEDWGEEIAKLTDPITHKVYGADFPPVICFSGTNDGRVSEAHQMVQYLHYKGVPASLWLGSEQVHGFADKSEWFASIMNRIHDFFNDQGILPNAYPIEIKNPKLTFHDFAGDKEGLFSPASIVSFPTERNPSVAENLINDSGFSEGVITPGTVHDEDESSMWFTERGYTSGEIIFDLGEAKDIDQVHLWNWNSATQSVKTGLRDIEIYTATTDDIDDLTYATKIAIYPGGNFAQNFNVKKEGVKLVKFTILNPFNSAFQSMGLAEVKFSGTTSTLSVAEETLEEGDVTILKYNIGNGRFAVNNTHLLKLHFVDVINLSGALIRTIKLVDGYGSIEGLSNGMYYLKFKNDAKETVAVEKYIKK from the coding sequence ATGAATAGCTTTCATCTTTTTTCACAAACTATAGACAGTAATGGTTGGACAAAATTAAATGCCGAGAACGCTTCTAAAATTATATATGTTAGTAGCGAAGAAGGAGACGATGATACCGCCGAAGTATATGCTCATACAGATGGAGCAGTGGGTGCTGATCCTTTTTTGCCTAGCGGATCAATAAAAGCGTTTAAAACAATAAAAGAAGCGCTAACCAATGTTACTGACGGAGAAGCAGCGTGGATTCTTTTAAAGAGAGGAGATACTTTTACAGAAACATTAGAACCTAAAAGTGGAGCATCAGCAACTGCACCTTTTGTATATGCAACCTACGGAACTTCAAAAGAATTGCCTTTAATTTTATTAGATGGAAAAATAGGATTTAGAAGTTTAGGTGAATTGAATCACTTTTATGTAATAGGAATTGAATTTTATGCAAAGAAAAGTGATCCGAACGATGTTGAGTTTACTTCGTTTAAAGGAAATATACCAGGATTTTTTATTTACGCAGCTTCTGCAGGAACTGTAAATGATGTGTTGGTAGAAGGTTGTGCTTTTCGTTTTACCGAAGGATGTAATATTTCTTCAAAAGAATTAGGTGGAGTAACCAATATTAGATTAAGAAGAAATTTGTTTTTTGATAGTTATGCTGCTGATAGTCATTCATCGGGGATTTTTACAGAGCAGGTGAACGATATAACATTAGAAGAAAATATCTTTGACCATAACGGATGGTATCAAAAATCGTTAGCTGGTAATAACGATCAAAATGGAGGTCAGGCTACTATTTTTAATCACAATTTATACTTTAGTTCCGTAAAAAATACGGTGTTTGACGGTAACTCTTTTTACAGACCAAGTAGTATTGGAGCAAAATTTACAGCGAATAAAGGAGAAGGAAGTAGTACAGATATTACCATTACAAACAACTTTTATTACGATTGTGAAATAGGAATTTCGTTAGGAGGTAATGTGCGTACAGGTGCTTATCGATTTAAAAACTTATTGGTAAATGACAACGTATTTAATTCGTTAGGAGAATCTAAACAAACAAATAGAACTTTAGGTTGGGCTATTGAAATTGATGATTGGGAAAATGGAATTTTTAAATACAACTTTATTGTACACCAAAATGTAAATGAAGCTTCTCATTTTGGAATTGGAATGTATTTAAGAGGAGAGAATAAAGATGTGCAAATTGAAAACAACATACTTTACAATTTAAAATCGACCAATTATATTTATTTAGATAGAAGTGAATTTACAAACAGTACTTTAAGCAATAACATTGTGCACAATACCCACGATGGTTCGAAGCATGTTTTTGTAAATAGAACTTTTGCATCCGAAGATTTAGTTTTTTCAGAAAACACTTATTCTGGACAAGGAACAACTCCATCTTTATATATTCAAAGAGATTTACAAAGTATTGCTGATTGGAAAGACAAGACATCAGAAGAGATAACGAATACAACATTACCAAATTATGTAGATCCTGATAGATCTTTTGAACGATACATTACTGAAGTGTTAGGATTGGATTCTTTAGAAACTTTTTATAAGAATCTTCGTAAGTTAAATATGCATAACTGGAAAAATGAATATACAGCTATTGAAATTAATAGATGGATTAAAGAAGGATTTGAAATTAATACTGGTGCAACTGTAGCTGTGACTTCGGTAGCTTTTAATGAAGATCAAGAGAATATATCCATAGAAAAAAATAAAGAGTTACAATTATTTCCAATTATTCAACCAACAAACGCAACCAATACAAATGTTACTTGGACTTCTAGTGATGAAGCAGTAGCAACAGTAGATGCAACGGGGAAGTTAACTTTTTTAACCACAGGAAATGTTACGATTAAAGCAATTACTGAAGATGGAGGATTTGAAGCTGAAAGTAATATTGTTGTGTTAGCAGAAGCAGATAATACAGTAGCGGTAACGGGTGTTTTTGTTGCTGAAGAACAAAAGTTTTTAACTATAGATCAAGGAAATGAATTATTGTTATTGCCACCAATTATCAGACCGTACAATGCTACTAATACAAATTATACATGGGCATCTAGTGATGAAAGTATCGCTACTATTGATGCTAGCGGATTGGTAAAAGCATTGAATGTAGGCGAAGTGATACTTAGTGCAACTACTGAAGATGGTGGTTTTACGGCAACAGTTAAAATGATTATAACGCCTACAGTGAACGATGCTACTTATCAGGAGTTTGTGTATAAGCAAACGGGTGGTGAAGATGTAAGTTTACGAGTATATTATCCTGAATCGTGGACAAATGCTGACAATAGAAAAGCAATTGTTATGTTTCATGGAGGTAGTTGGGTGTCTGGATCGTATTTTCAAATGTTTCCGTGGTGTAATTATTTAGCGTCTCAAGGAATGGTTGCAATATCTGTTTCTTATACCTACGGAAGTGTGGAGAGTTGTGTTTTAGATGCTAGAAGTGCTATGCGTTGGGTACGATCTAATAGTGCTATGTTAGGAATTAATCCGAATGAAATTTCAGCGGCAGGTGCCTCGGCAGGTTCGCATATTGCAATGTCTACTTTTTTATCTGAAGGTTTAGATGATACTAACGATGATTTAAGTGTATCTCCTAAACCAAATGCTTTCTTTTTAATAGATCCGGCTATAAAAATACCAACAGATGATTATAACGAGATAAAAGAAGATTGGGGAGAAGAGATTGCTAAGTTAACAGATCCTATTACTCACAAAGTGTATGGGGCAGATTTTCCTCCAGTAATATGCTTTTCAGGAACCAATGATGGAAGAGTGTCAGAAGCACACCAAATGGTACAATATTTACATTACAAAGGTGTACCAGCCAGTTTATGGTTAGGTAGTGAGCAAGTTCATGGTTTTGCGGATAAGTCTGAGTGGTTTGCGAGTATTATGAATAGAATTCATGACTTTTTTAACGATCAAGGTATTTTACCAAATGCATATCCGATAGAAATTAAAAATCCGAAGTTAACATTCCATGATTTTGCAGGAGATAAAGAAGGTTTATTTTCACCTGCTTCAATAGTAAGTTTCCCAACAGAAAGAAATCCATCTGTAGCAGAGAATTTAATTAATGATTCTGGTTTTTCAGAAGGAGTTATAACACCAGGAACTGTGCACGATGAAGATGAAAGTAGTATGTGGTTTACAGAAAGAGGTTATACTTCTGGTGAAATTATTTTTGATTTAGGCGAAGCTAAAGACATTGATCAAGTTCATTTATGGAATTGGAATAGCGCTACACAATCGGTTAAAACAGGATTAAGGGATATAGAAATTTATACAGCTACAACAGATGATATTGATGACTTAACCTACGCAACCAAAATAGCTATCTATCCTGGAGGGAACTTTGCTCAAAACTTCAATGTTAAAAAGGAAGGAGTAAAATTGGTAAAGTTTACTATTTTAAATCCTTTCAACAGTGCTTTTCAATCTATGGGCTTAGCAGAAGTTAAATTTTCTGGAACAACAAGTACATTAAGCGTAGCTGAAGAAACGTTGGAAGAAGGTGATGTTACTATTTTAAAATACAACATTGGTAATGGTAGATTTGCAGTAAACAATACTCATCTTTTAAAACTACATTTTGTTGATGTTATCAACTTAAGCGGAGCTTTAATTCGTACAATTAAATTGGTAGATGGTTATGGTAGTATTGAAGGTTTATCAAACGGAATGTATTATTTAAAGTTTAAAAACGACGCTAAAGAAACAGTAGCGGTAGAAAAATATATTAAAAAATAA
- a CDS encoding tetratricopeptide repeat protein: MNSPNYYFSIKVVIVFTSFLTLFFCGSIRLFSQINRISTSKLSDTIVIDSIDFKAKALRKTNIDSSIHLFKEAIKISTSINDYKRTAKELNALGINYTIKSDYVNSLDTYQKALNLLKNKNDPKATLNIYNNIAAIYSYFDKPKIARSFYLKSIDILDQYPQSINARYHKLSLRYINLAITYKNEDDKKAFQYLKKALTFLRKSSINQREKIFVESLISIQEGAIYLGINKLKTAKKLLLDNLIFIEEYDDSFITCEAYYFVGLLYQALHEYDKSKSYFIKAIELSDQIKDIRLKSKILLNLAELCESNQESGMAFKYFKKGIKLKDSIFGTKNSWEISQLNSNFKTKLNQKQLVINEKELKITSILNWIYYISSVLVLGIVLLYFNKQKSKHKLEKKRIENREEDMKLKLSETKDVLELKNKELTTLLLQALENEEFVKKINTNLVQIKTEIPKKYHSILEKLNFTIQNNSKCKWKEFKATFEQVNQNFYSKLKESYPDLTPSELKLCSLLKLNLSTKDISNLMGISYDSVKMGRYRVRKKLKLSREVNLVGFISQF, from the coding sequence ATGAATTCCCCAAACTACTACTTTAGTATTAAAGTAGTTATTGTATTTACATCTTTTCTCACCCTTTTTTTCTGTGGTTCAATACGCCTTTTTTCACAGATTAATCGCATTAGTACTTCGAAACTTTCTGATACTATTGTTATAGATTCAATTGACTTTAAGGCAAAGGCTCTACGGAAAACTAATATAGACTCTTCTATACATCTTTTTAAGGAAGCTATAAAAATTAGTACCTCAATAAATGATTATAAGAGAACTGCAAAAGAACTGAATGCTCTCGGAATAAATTATACGATTAAATCAGATTATGTGAATTCGTTAGACACATATCAAAAAGCACTTAATTTACTGAAGAACAAGAATGACCCAAAAGCTACACTTAACATTTATAATAACATTGCTGCTATATATTCTTATTTTGATAAACCTAAAATTGCTCGAAGTTTTTATTTAAAATCTATTGATATTTTAGATCAATATCCTCAATCTATAAATGCCAGATATCATAAATTAAGTCTTAGATATATAAATTTAGCAATTACATATAAAAATGAAGATGATAAAAAGGCTTTTCAATACTTAAAAAAAGCACTTACTTTTTTAAGAAAATCTAGTATTAATCAACGAGAGAAAATCTTTGTAGAAAGCCTCATTTCTATTCAGGAAGGAGCTATTTATTTAGGTATTAACAAGTTAAAAACAGCAAAAAAACTACTTTTAGATAATCTCATTTTTATTGAGGAATATGATGATTCATTTATCACTTGTGAAGCGTATTATTTCGTGGGATTATTATACCAAGCTCTACACGAATATGATAAATCGAAATCATACTTCATAAAAGCCATAGAATTATCCGATCAAATTAAGGATATAAGATTAAAATCTAAAATTTTATTGAATTTAGCTGAATTATGTGAAAGCAATCAAGAAAGTGGTATGGCTTTCAAATATTTTAAAAAAGGCATAAAACTTAAAGACAGTATTTTTGGCACTAAAAACTCTTGGGAAATTTCTCAGCTTAATAGTAATTTTAAGACGAAATTAAACCAAAAACAACTTGTTATTAATGAAAAAGAATTAAAGATTACTTCAATTCTTAACTGGATATATTATATCTCATCTGTATTGGTATTAGGTATTGTACTTCTGTATTTCAATAAGCAAAAATCTAAACATAAATTAGAAAAAAAGCGCATAGAAAATAGAGAAGAAGACATGAAATTAAAGCTATCTGAAACTAAAGATGTTTTAGAATTAAAAAATAAAGAACTTACCACATTACTACTTCAAGCTCTAGAAAATGAAGAATTTGTAAAAAAAATCAACACAAATCTAGTTCAAATTAAAACTGAAATACCTAAAAAATACCATTCGATACTAGAAAAATTAAACTTTACTATTCAAAATAACTCAAAGTGTAAATGGAAGGAATTTAAAGCTACATTCGAACAAGTAAATCAAAATTTTTATTCTAAACTAAAAGAAAGCTATCCAGATTTAACTCCATCGGAATTAAAACTTTGTTCTTTATTAAAACTAAATTTAAGCACAAAAGATATTTCCAATTTAATGGGAATCTCTTATGATAGTGTAAAAATGGGAAGGTACAGAGTTAGAAAAAAGCTTAAATTATCAAGAGAGGTTAATTTAGTTGGTTTTATTTCTCAATTCTAA
- a CDS encoding carboxymuconolactone decarboxylase family protein, which translates to MPLVSPLDPNHDEETKRLSDFYNETLGFCPNSILTMQRRPEISKAFINLNKAVMANHGRVTSALKRMIAWVSSNATGCRYCQAHAIRAAERYGAEQEKLDNIWEYKTHPAFSDAERAALDFSLAASGVPNNVDEAVKTELYKYWDEGEIVEMLGVISLFGYLNRWNDSMGTSIEDGAVESGEQYLGKHGWNKGKHV; encoded by the coding sequence ATGCCATTAGTAAGCCCCTTAGATCCTAATCACGACGAGGAGACAAAAAGGTTATCAGATTTCTATAATGAAACGTTAGGATTTTGTCCTAATTCGATACTTACAATGCAAAGAAGACCAGAGATTTCTAAAGCATTTATTAACTTAAACAAAGCAGTGATGGCTAATCACGGTCGCGTAACTTCTGCCTTAAAAAGAATGATCGCATGGGTTAGCAGTAATGCTACAGGTTGTAGATATTGCCAAGCACATGCAATTAGAGCAGCTGAGCGTTACGGAGCAGAACAAGAAAAGTTAGATAATATTTGGGAATATAAAACGCATCCTGCATTTTCTGATGCAGAAAGAGCAGCATTAGACTTTTCTTTAGCAGCTTCTGGAGTACCAAATAATGTGGATGAAGCCGTAAAAACAGAATTATATAAATATTGGGATGAAGGAGAAATTGTAGAGATGTTAGGTGTGATTTCTTTATTCGGATATTTAAATAGATGGAATGATTCAATGGGAACAAGTATTGAAGATGGAGCTGTAGAAAGTGGAGAACAATACTTAGGTAAGCATGGATGGAATAAAGGGAAGCATGTTTAA